In Drosophila teissieri strain GT53w chromosome 2R, Prin_Dtei_1.1, whole genome shotgun sequence, the following proteins share a genomic window:
- the LOC122614438 gene encoding uncharacterized protein LOC122614438 has product MPLTWLVLLGICCCWHMTDSQLVYKLNKIECLPNQSRVKNVTCKVKAVNWNTAVVNMDCYLIFPVNDPTIRVQVFMKDYSNQFKPFLIDATFKLCEVVERRSFLPYGVMVWELFKSFTNAKSCRFSPGQVSARNGYLNTSYVPPFPHGQYKIILMFSDSNSTNTENVGSVKFFVQAMDQIKSKKRPRGT; this is encoded by the exons ATGCCTCTCACATGGCTGGTGCTTCTGGGtatctgctgttgttggcATATG ACGGACTCCCAGTTGGTATACAAATTGAATAAGATCGAGTGCCTACCAAACCAGTCGCGGGTTAAAAATGTTACCTGCAAAGTGAAGGCGGTTAATTGGAATACGGCAGTGGTGAACATGGACTGCTACCTAATTTTTCCTGTAAATGACCCAACA ATTCGAGTGCAAGTGTTTATGAAGGACTACAGCAACCAGTTCAAGCCCTTCTTGATTGACGCGACTTTCAAATTATGCGAGGTGGTCGAAAGGAGGAGTTTTCTGCCCTATGGCGTCATGGTTTGGGAACTTTTTAAGAGTTTCACGAATGCCAAAAGCTGCCGTTTTTCG CCGGGTCAGGTGAGCGCAAGGAACGGGTATCTGAACACCAGTTACGTTCCGCCGTTCCCCCATGGACAGTACAAAATCATCCTGATGTTCAGTGATTCCAATTCTACGAATACTGAAAATGTGGGCAGCGTAAAGTTCTTCGTTCAGGCGATGGaccaaataaaaagtaaaaagcgCCCTCGAGGTACATAA